The following are from one region of the Streptomyces decoyicus genome:
- a CDS encoding type A2 lantipeptide, whose product MRKDAMPQNETREISDSDLDNVSGGILGALVGGAESALPATPALPSLGGSVSGGVSGQIGPVSGQAGFSGGAGI is encoded by the coding sequence ATGCGTAAGGACGCCATGCCTCAGAACGAAACTCGCGAGATCTCTGACAGCGACCTGGACAATGTTTCCGGCGGAATTCTCGGGGCCCTGGTTGGCGGTGCAGAATCCGCCCTGCCTGCCACGCCTGCTCTGCCCTCCCTGGGCGGCTCGGTTTCGGGTGGCGTGAGCGGTCAGATAGGTCCTGTCTCCGGCCAGGCAGGTTTTTCCGGCGGCGCCGGCATCTGA
- a CDS encoding GNAT family N-acetyltransferase, with protein MTNAPHSSYTLRPATEADLEGARRLMLDTFYREFGYGYVPEWHRDVVDLAGTYLDNPRHLLLVAVHERDGEVVATTGVRSTGPAHPPHPRWLAERYPAGTTAQLVRVYVRAEHRRHGLARTMVRIACDFAATTPGYDSIYLHTNVRAEGAEAFWRSMAKKVFDARTTGEHGLGVDTVHFEIPMPCPATIVRPQQAQVAPCARE; from the coding sequence ATGACCAACGCCCCGCACTCCTCGTACACCCTGCGCCCCGCCACAGAGGCGGACCTGGAGGGAGCCCGCCGCCTCATGCTCGACACCTTCTACCGGGAATTCGGCTACGGGTACGTGCCCGAATGGCACCGAGACGTCGTCGACCTAGCGGGCACGTACCTGGACAACCCCCGCCATCTCTTGCTGGTGGCCGTGCACGAGCGCGACGGCGAAGTCGTGGCCACAACTGGTGTGCGATCGACGGGCCCGGCCCATCCGCCGCACCCCCGCTGGCTCGCCGAGCGTTACCCGGCGGGGACCACCGCACAGCTGGTCCGGGTCTACGTCAGGGCAGAGCACCGGCGGCACGGCCTGGCGCGGACCATGGTGCGCATCGCTTGCGACTTCGCCGCCACGACCCCCGGCTACGACAGCATCTACCTCCACACCAATGTCAGGGCCGAAGGCGCCGAAGCCTTCTGGCGCAGCATGGCCAAGAAGGTATTCGACGCCCGGACCACCGGCGAGCACGGCCTCGGTGTCGACACAGTCCACTTCGAGATCCCCATGCCGTGCCCCGCGACTATCGTCCGGCCCCAGCAGGCACAGGTCGCACCCTGTGCAAGGGAGTAA